In Leptotrichia sp. oral taxon 215 str. W9775, one genomic interval encodes:
- a CDS encoding glycosyltransferase: protein MDLTNTMRTWKGGCVGIVRAELEIAKNLKKENPEIRFCVSEEIGFSEIKSEELEWLWNSDSVSDAYIKHFNRNNRSADFEIPEGLKKAINTSPARIERVRILKKLVHSKLHGIKKLIAILITNSIYIPLKVISKFRNEVRNKLFYKKENYEFVHPFKENDIIFSCGWYTSNKEYQYSRLKSSLGNIKLIYLVYDLVLVKKGLKHLYDGQKIFSKYLTWISTNCDYIFYGGETAKKDAEEFFKENKLPIKEGFPVKFGSNIIKNANSCSKEDVLKKYNISDEYILAVGSIDPKKNYMTIYRAYKLMLQSLPKEKIPQLVIVGGHPTGITGEFIGNDTELYGKIILITPSDEELDVIYRNCKFTILPTVYEGWSLTLPESLSYGKFCLCSDVPPLREIAGELTDYVETMDSVEWMNKILYYNENEDVLKSYSEKIEKNWKSITWKDCGQKVNEYLLQIANKNLEYNGKIYYDLTLIWHSIFSKSNVSGILRTQLQLAKNLIREIENIEYIVLLDDKYVVLDKYSINQLFSSKSIEEGFKELGHQIEWLTTQKSSAIYEKKRMLSRNEKFGEVIWLMISLFPSKIQKMMVKHINKIKEKKGIQIKKINYLLPFKKEDIFFTVGVGYNEHIYEVIEDSKKKNQFKFFQLIYDFTPTIVPQTHKEETKKFYKVFLDRTYKLSDVVFYGGKTAMLDGMKYAKDNNLPEREGIPVKFGSDVTVKSNLDDKKLRDKVFEKYDIDKSYIMAVGSIEARKNHDILYQAYLELMKTTEDLPQMIFCGYPGWKTEELLEKLERDERIKNKIIIITPDDTELEILYKNSLFTVLASLYEGWSLTLPESLNYGKFCIASDVAPLKEIGGDFIDYANPYNAKEWAEKILYYYRNLDKLEEKNRNIEENWKSITWEECSKNVAKELKKY from the coding sequence ATGGATTTGACAAATACAATGCGTACTTGGAAAGGAGGATGCGTTGGAATTGTAAGAGCTGAATTGGAAATAGCTAAAAATTTAAAAAAAGAGAATCCGGAAATTCGTTTTTGTGTAAGTGAAGAGATAGGATTTTCTGAAATAAAATCAGAAGAATTAGAGTGGCTTTGGAATTCTGACAGTGTATCAGATGCATATATTAAGCATTTTAACAGAAATAATAGAAGTGCTGATTTTGAAATACCGGAAGGATTAAAAAAAGCAATAAATACTTCGCCAGCTAGAATAGAAAGAGTAAGAATTTTAAAAAAGCTTGTGCATTCTAAATTACACGGTATAAAAAAACTAATAGCAATACTTATTACGAATTCAATTTATATACCATTAAAAGTAATTTCAAAATTTAGAAATGAAGTTCGTAATAAGTTATTTTATAAAAAAGAAAACTATGAATTTGTTCATCCTTTTAAAGAGAATGATATAATTTTTTCTTGTGGTTGGTATACAAGTAATAAAGAATACCAATATTCAAGATTAAAGTCATCGTTAGGAAATATAAAATTAATTTATTTAGTTTATGATTTAGTATTAGTAAAAAAAGGATTGAAACATTTGTATGATGGTCAAAAAATCTTTTCAAAATACTTGACATGGATTTCTACTAATTGTGATTATATTTTTTATGGTGGAGAGACTGCTAAAAAAGATGCAGAAGAGTTTTTTAAGGAAAATAAATTACCTATAAAAGAAGGGTTTCCTGTAAAATTTGGTTCTAATATAATAAAAAATGCTAATAGCTGCTCAAAAGAAGATGTTTTAAAGAAATATAACATATCAGATGAGTATATTTTAGCAGTAGGTTCGATAGATCCTAAGAAGAATTATATGACGATATATAGGGCATATAAATTAATGTTACAATCATTGCCTAAAGAAAAAATACCACAATTGGTAATTGTTGGAGGACATCCAACTGGAATAACAGGAGAGTTTATAGGAAATGATACGGAATTATATGGAAAAATAATTTTAATAACACCATCAGATGAAGAATTAGATGTTATTTATAGAAATTGTAAATTTACTATATTACCAACTGTTTATGAAGGGTGGAGTTTGACATTACCTGAATCTTTAAGTTATGGAAAGTTTTGTTTATGTTCAGATGTACCTCCTTTAAGAGAAATAGCAGGTGAATTAACAGATTATGTCGAAACAATGGATTCAGTAGAATGGATGAATAAAATATTGTATTATAATGAGAATGAAGATGTATTAAAATCTTATTCTGAAAAAATAGAAAAAAATTGGAAATCAATAACTTGGAAAGATTGTGGTCAAAAAGTAAATGAGTATTTATTACAAATAGCTAATAAAAATTTAGAATATAATGGGAAAATTTATTATGATTTGACTTTAATCTGGCATTCAATTTTTTCAAAATCTAATGTAAGTGGGATATTAAGAACACAATTACAATTAGCTAAAAATTTGATTAGAGAAATAGAAAATATAGAATATATTGTTCTCCTAGATGATAAGTATGTTGTTTTAGATAAATATTCAATAAATCAATTATTTTCTAGTAAATCTATAGAAGAAGGGTTTAAAGAATTAGGTCATCAAATTGAATGGTTAACAACTCAAAAATCATCAGCAATTTATGAGAAGAAAAGAATGTTATCACGAAACGAAAAATTTGGAGAAGTAATATGGTTGATGATTAGTTTATTTCCTTCAAAAATTCAAAAAATGATGGTAAAACATATAAATAAAATAAAAGAAAAAAAAGGGATACAAATAAAAAAAATAAATTACTTACTTCCTTTTAAGAAAGAAGATATATTTTTTACAGTAGGAGTAGGATATAATGAACACATTTATGAGGTAATAGAAGATTCTAAAAAGAAAAATCAATTTAAATTTTTTCAATTAATTTATGATTTTACTCCAACTATTGTTCCACAAACACATAAGGAAGAAACTAAGAAGTTCTATAAAGTATTTTTAGATAGAACTTACAAGCTTAGTGATGTAGTATTTTATGGTGGAAAAACAGCTATGTTAGATGGTATGAAATATGCCAAGGACAACAATCTTCCAGAAAGAGAAGGGATACCTGTAAAATTTGGAAGTGATGTTACAGTAAAATCAAATTTAGATGATAAAAAATTAAGAGATAAAGTATTTGAAAAATATGATATTGATAAATCTTATATTATGGCAGTTGGTTCTATAGAAGCAAGAAAAAATCATGATATACTATATCAGGCATATTTGGAATTAATGAAAACGACAGAAGACTTACCTCAAATGATTTTCTGCGGATATCCTGGATGGAAAACTGAAGAACTGTTAGAGAAATTAGAAAGAGATGAAAGAATAAAAAATAAAATAATTATAATAACTCCAGATGACACAGAATTAGAAATTTTATATAAAAATAGTTTATTTACAGTATTAGCTAGTTTATATGAAGGTTGGAGTTTAACCCTGCCTGAAAGTTTAAATTATGGGAAGTTTTGTATTGCTTCAGATGTCGCACCTCTTAAAGAGATAGGTGGAGATTTTATTGATTATGCAAATCCTTATAATGCAAAGGAATGGGCAGAGAAAATATTATATTATTATAGAAATTTAGATAAATTAGAAGAAAAAAATAGAAATATAGAAGAAAATTGGAAATCCATTACATGGGAAGAATGTTCTAAAAATGTAGCAAAGGAATTAAAAAAATATTAG
- a CDS encoding ABC transporter ATP-binding protein — protein sequence MKEIAISVDNVEKSFKIYKDKGFTLKERVLFFKSRNAYVKNNILKGISFDIEKGDILGIIGKNGSGKSTLLKLITRIIYPDSGSIKINGKVSSLIELGAGFHPDMTGRENIYINASIYGLTKKEIDAKLDTIIKFSELEEFIDSPIRTYSSGMYMRLAFSVAINVEAEILLIDEILSVGDANFQAKCFKKMQELKDSGITIVIVSHDLHTMKELCNKVIWIESGKIRESGDAETVISKYLNEIMNS from the coding sequence ATGAAAGAAATAGCTATAAGTGTAGACAATGTTGAAAAGAGTTTTAAAATTTATAAGGATAAAGGATTTACATTAAAAGAAAGAGTATTGTTTTTTAAGAGTAGAAATGCATATGTTAAAAATAATATTCTTAAAGGAATATCTTTTGATATAGAAAAAGGAGATATTTTAGGTATAATTGGAAAAAATGGTTCTGGAAAAAGTACTCTATTGAAATTAATCACAAGAATTATATATCCTGATTCAGGAAGTATAAAAATAAATGGAAAGGTATCCAGTTTAATAGAACTTGGAGCAGGATTTCATCCAGATATGACAGGGAGAGAAAATATTTATATAAATGCTTCTATATATGGATTAACAAAAAAGGAAATTGATGCTAAGTTAGATACAATTATTAAATTTTCAGAATTAGAAGAATTTATAGACAGTCCAATTAGGACATATTCTTCTGGAATGTATATGAGGTTGGCTTTTTCAGTAGCAATTAATGTCGAAGCAGAAATTCTTTTAATAGATGAAATATTATCAGTTGGAGATGCAAATTTTCAAGCAAAATGTTTTAAAAAAATGCAAGAATTAAAGGATAGTGGCATAACTATAGTTATAGTATCTCATGATTTACATACAATGAAGGAATTATGCAATAAGGTAATCTGGATAGAATCAGGTAAAATCAGGGAAAGTGGAGATGCAGAGACTGTAATTTCAAAATATTTAAATGAAATTATGAATAGTTAA
- a CDS encoding MBOAT family protein yields the protein MVFASPIFLFLFLPITLLGYYLIHPKFRNFWLFLMSFIFYAWGGLSYALILLFSTLMNYLFGILIDKSKEKYKKSILILSIVYNLGILGFFKYFSFILYNIQEMIRIFIPQFTMEIPKISLPIGISFFTFQIMSYVIDLYRKEIRLQKSFLNLGLYIMLFPQLIAGPIVRYIDVEKEIYERKVDTDKFYIGLKRFVLGLGKKVLIANAMGSWADYAFTISLDKLSTPLAWLGIFGYTMQIYFDFSAYSDMAIGLGKMFGFDFLENFNYPYISQNIQEFWRRWHMSLSGWFRDYLYIPLGGNRKGKKKAYINSFIVFFCTGLWHGAAWNFIFWGLFHGMFLIIEKIGFGDILKRIPRIFRHIYTLLVVIIGWVFFRAETFTMALRYLKRLFIFDFNKLEYFFLGLDNWKIFMGLCAIIFSLPSIQFAKKYLANNIKESFLYELSSMLLYIMLFLISICFITGSSFNPFIYFRF from the coding sequence ATGGTTTTTGCATCACCTATTTTTTTATTTTTATTTTTACCAATAACATTATTAGGATATTATTTAATTCATCCTAAATTTAGGAATTTTTGGTTATTTTTGATGTCTTTTATATTTTATGCTTGGGGTGGTTTATCTTATGCTCTAATTTTACTTTTTTCAACATTAATGAATTATCTTTTTGGAATATTAATTGATAAATCAAAAGAAAAATATAAAAAAAGTATATTAATTTTATCAATAGTTTATAATTTAGGAATTTTAGGATTTTTTAAATATTTTTCATTTATTCTTTATAATATACAGGAAATGATTAGAATATTTATTCCTCAATTTACTATGGAAATTCCTAAAATTTCATTGCCAATTGGAATTTCATTTTTTACATTCCAAATAATGTCTTATGTGATAGATTTATATAGAAAAGAAATTCGTTTACAAAAGAGTTTTCTTAATTTAGGACTTTACATTATGCTATTTCCTCAATTAATTGCAGGACCTATAGTAAGATATATTGATGTAGAAAAAGAAATTTATGAAAGAAAAGTTGATACAGATAAATTCTATATTGGGTTAAAACGATTTGTTCTAGGGCTTGGAAAAAAAGTATTAATAGCAAATGCAATGGGAAGTTGGGCTGATTATGCATTTACAATTTCCTTGGATAAATTAAGTACACCGTTAGCGTGGCTGGGAATTTTTGGATATACAATGCAGATATATTTTGATTTCTCTGCTTATTCAGATATGGCTATTGGATTAGGAAAAATGTTTGGATTTGACTTTTTAGAAAACTTTAATTACCCATATATTTCTCAAAATATCCAAGAATTTTGGAGAAGATGGCATATGTCCTTATCAGGATGGTTTAGAGATTATCTTTATATACCTCTTGGTGGGAATAGAAAAGGTAAAAAGAAAGCATATATAAATAGTTTTATTGTTTTCTTCTGTACGGGATTATGGCATGGAGCAGCTTGGAATTTTATATTTTGGGGATTATTTCACGGAATGTTTTTAATTATTGAGAAAATAGGATTTGGGGATATTTTAAAAAGGATTCCAAGAATTTTTAGACACATATACACATTATTAGTAGTAATTATAGGGTGGGTATTTTTTAGGGCTGAAACTTTCACTATGGCACTAAGATATTTGAAACGACTATTTATTTTTGATTTTAATAAATTAGAATATTTTTTCTTAGGATTAGATAATTGGAAAATTTTTATGGGGTTGTGTGCTATAATTTTTTCTTTACCTAGTATACAGTTTGCCAAGAAGTATTTAGCAAATAATATAAAAGAAAGTTTTTTATATGAGTTAAGTAGTATGCTATTATACATTATGTTATTCTTGATTTCCATATGTTTTATTACAGGGTCTAGCTTTAATCCTTTTATATATTTTAGGTTTTAA
- a CDS encoding ABC transporter permease produces the protein MRVLKEIYNYRQMIYSLVNKELKVRYKGSILGFFWTFLNPLLQLTIYTIVFSVILKSSIKNFHIYLFVGLVPWIFFTTCIQAGSVSIVANKDLVKKIYFPRIVLPIATVNAAFMNMVYTMIVVILTVSFSEVGLSWYVLLLPIIMILQYIMVLGITFIFAALNVFFRDLEYILNIVIMAWFYATPIVYSIDMVPAEYKGIFLMNPMTSIIIFYREILYYKKLPDFSFFGSAVLYSIIMIFVGYFVFEKLQKSFAEEL, from the coding sequence ATGAGAGTATTGAAAGAAATATACAATTATAGACAGATGATTTACAGTTTGGTTAATAAAGAGCTCAAAGTGAGATACAAAGGATCTATTTTAGGTTTTTTCTGGACATTTTTAAATCCGTTATTACAGTTGACAATTTATACAATTGTATTTTCTGTTATTTTGAAATCCAGTATAAAAAATTTCCATATCTATCTATTTGTAGGACTTGTTCCATGGATTTTTTTTACGACATGTATTCAAGCTGGTTCTGTTAGTATAGTAGCAAATAAAGATTTAGTGAAAAAAATTTATTTTCCTAGAATAGTATTGCCTATAGCTACTGTAAATGCTGCATTTATGAATATGGTTTATACAATGATAGTAGTTATTTTAACAGTATCTTTCAGTGAAGTTGGATTAAGTTGGTACGTGTTATTATTACCAATTATTATGATTTTACAGTATATAATGGTACTAGGTATTACCTTCATATTTGCTGCATTGAATGTATTCTTTAGAGATTTAGAGTATATTTTGAATATAGTTATAATGGCTTGGTTTTATGCGACACCGATTGTTTATTCAATAGATATGGTTCCTGCAGAATATAAAGGAATATTTTTAATGAATCCAATGACAAGTATTATAATATTTTATAGAGAAATACTATATTATAAAAAATTACCAGATTTTTCATTTTTTGGGAGTGCAGTGCTGTATAGTATAATTATGATATTTGTTGGATATTTTGTGTTTGAGAAATTGCAAAAAAGCTTTGCGGAGGAACTATAA
- a CDS encoding NAD(P)-dependent oxidoreductase, with the protein MEKKRVLITGASGFIGQFVLKEIAKHEDIDFFTIDTRKIADVSIEKQELVSLLDKEKLMEIIKKYKPNVIIHLAAIALVTHDNIGEIYNVNVQGTENLLEAVQEYCDNRTRVILASTAGVYGNQEVEKYREDLPYNPANNYSYSKMITEYLGKRYKDNLEIVTIRPFNIIGVGQSENFLIPKLVEHFANKKEKLSVGNISSFRDYVDVEYCAEVILELIQREKIDFDVLNICSGIPTSGEMVLQLLQEMTSFKPEIEISKNFVRKNEVWRMIGDTTRLSKFMNGKKSQSVKDILLKMLDYYKKK; encoded by the coding sequence ATGGAGAAAAAAAGAGTTTTAATAACAGGTGCATCAGGATTTATAGGGCAGTTTGTTTTGAAAGAGATAGCAAAACATGAAGATATAGATTTTTTTACTATTGACACTAGAAAAATAGCAGATGTCAGTATAGAAAAACAGGAATTAGTTTCACTTTTGGATAAAGAGAAACTGATGGAAATTATAAAAAAATATAAACCAAATGTCATTATACATTTAGCCGCAATTGCATTAGTTACTCATGATAATATAGGAGAAATTTATAATGTAAATGTTCAAGGAACTGAGAATTTGCTAGAAGCAGTACAAGAGTACTGTGACAATAGAACTAGAGTAATTTTAGCAAGTACAGCGGGTGTTTATGGAAATCAAGAAGTAGAAAAATATAGGGAAGATCTTCCTTATAATCCTGCTAATAATTATTCATACAGTAAAATGATAACAGAATATTTAGGAAAAAGATATAAAGATAATTTAGAAATTGTTACAATAAGACCATTTAATATAATAGGAGTTGGTCAAAGTGAAAATTTTTTAATTCCTAAATTAGTAGAACATTTTGCAAATAAAAAAGAAAAACTTTCCGTAGGAAATATATCATCTTTTAGAGATTATGTGGATGTTGAATATTGTGCAGAAGTTATACTGGAACTAATACAGAGAGAAAAAATAGATTTTGATGTTCTTAATATTTGTTCAGGAATTCCAACAAGTGGTGAAATGGTATTACAATTACTCCAAGAAATGACATCGTTTAAACCTGAAATTGAAATTTCAAAAAATTTTGTCAGAAAAAATGAAGTTTGGAGAATGATAGGAGATACAACGAGATTATCAAAATTTATGAATGGTAAAAAATCTCAAAGTGTAAAAGATATATTATTAAAAATGTTAGATTATTATAAAAAAAAATAA
- the gmd gene encoding GDP-mannose 4,6-dehydratase, producing the protein MKRALITGITGQDGSYLAELLLEKGYEVYGLIRRKSVITFGNIEHRKDEIKFIYADMTDLVSLVNAMRISQADEVYNLAAQSFVGTSWEQPGATADIDGIGALNMLEAIRTVKPEARFYQASTSEMFGLVQAIPQNEDTPFYPRSPYGVAKLYGHWITKNYRESYDMYACSGILFNHESERRGKEFVTRKITDAVARIKLGVQDVLELGNLDAKRDWGHAKDYVKAMWLMLQQDKADDYVIATNETRTVREFVERAFKCVDIDIVWEGQDVNEIGKDAKTGKTVVRINPQFFRPAEVDILIGNPAKAEATLGWKREISFDELVERMVRNDLELVGKEIKLNSY; encoded by the coding sequence ATGAAAAGAGCATTGATAACAGGAATAACAGGACAGGATGGATCATACTTAGCAGAGTTATTATTGGAAAAAGGATATGAAGTATACGGATTAATCAGAAGAAAAAGTGTAATTACTTTTGGAAATATAGAACATAGAAAAGATGAAATAAAATTTATATATGCAGATATGACAGATTTAGTTTCGTTGGTAAATGCAATGAGAATATCTCAAGCTGATGAAGTGTATAACTTAGCAGCACAGTCATTTGTTGGAACTTCTTGGGAACAACCAGGAGCAACAGCTGATATTGATGGAATAGGGGCATTAAATATGCTGGAAGCAATTAGAACAGTAAAACCTGAAGCAAGATTTTATCAGGCATCTACAAGTGAAATGTTTGGACTAGTTCAAGCAATTCCTCAAAATGAAGACACACCTTTTTATCCTAGAAGTCCGTATGGAGTTGCAAAATTATACGGTCACTGGATAACTAAAAATTACAGAGAAAGTTATGATATGTATGCATGTTCAGGAATACTGTTTAACCACGAATCTGAAAGAAGAGGAAAAGAGTTTGTTACTAGAAAAATTACAGATGCAGTTGCTAGAATAAAATTAGGTGTACAGGATGTATTGGAACTTGGAAACCTGGATGCAAAAAGAGACTGGGGACATGCGAAAGATTATGTAAAAGCAATGTGGCTGATGCTTCAGCAAGACAAAGCAGATGACTATGTAATTGCAACAAATGAAACTAGAACAGTTAGGGAATTTGTAGAAAGAGCATTTAAATGTGTGGATATTGATATAGTTTGGGAAGGTCAGGATGTTAATGAAATAGGTAAGGATGCTAAAACAGGAAAGACAGTGGTAAGAATAAATCCTCAATTCTTTAGACCTGCAGAAGTTGATATTTTAATTGGAAATCCTGCAAAAGCTGAAGCAACATTAGGATGGAAAAGAGAAATTTCTTTTGATGAATTAGTTGAGAGAATGGTAAGAAATGATTTAGAATTAGTTGGAAAAGAAATAAAATTGAATAGTTATTAG
- a CDS encoding mannose-1-phosphate guanylyltransferase, with protein sequence MISVVIMAGGKGERFWPKSRINSPKQFLSLTDDGKSMIQHTVERLKDIVEFENIYVVTNELYKGLVNEHIPEIPKENIIVEPVAKNTAPCIGLAAIHIAKKDPESKMIVLPADHLIKFNEIFTDTLRTALDVVENGDNLATIGITPNYPETGYGYINFKRGDSLPNIKNVYEVLKFEEKPNIEKAKEYLASGQYLWNSGMFIWKASTILKCFKEFLPEIYSGLQVIATSIGTNDYEKVLKEEFVKLPSESIDYGVMEKAENIYVIPGNFGWDDVGSWLSIERIKKSNQDGNVINGNVISIKTKNTVVQGGKKLIATIGLEDMIIVDTEDAILICNKDNTQEVKEVINNLKICNRTEYL encoded by the coding sequence ATGATTTCAGTAGTGATAATGGCAGGGGGAAAAGGAGAAAGATTCTGGCCTAAAAGTAGGATAAATTCACCAAAACAATTTTTATCTTTAACTGATGATGGGAAATCTATGATTCAGCATACAGTAGAAAGATTAAAAGATATAGTTGAATTTGAAAATATTTACGTTGTTACAAATGAACTGTATAAAGGTCTGGTAAATGAACATATACCAGAAATTCCTAAAGAAAATATAATTGTAGAACCTGTAGCAAAAAATACGGCTCCTTGTATAGGGTTGGCGGCAATTCATATTGCAAAGAAGGATCCTGAGTCTAAAATGATAGTTCTACCGGCGGATCATTTGATAAAATTTAACGAAATATTTACAGATACTTTAAGAACAGCTTTAGATGTAGTTGAAAATGGAGATAATCTGGCAACAATAGGAATTACACCTAATTATCCAGAAACAGGATATGGATATATCAATTTTAAAAGGGGAGATTCTTTACCAAATATAAAAAATGTATATGAAGTGCTAAAATTTGAAGAAAAACCTAATATTGAAAAGGCAAAAGAATATCTGGCATCAGGACAGTATTTATGGAATAGTGGAATGTTTATATGGAAAGCATCTACTATCTTAAAATGCTTTAAGGAGTTTCTACCTGAAATATATAGTGGATTACAAGTAATTGCAACTTCAATAGGGACAAATGATTATGAAAAAGTATTGAAAGAAGAATTTGTAAAATTGCCATCAGAATCAATAGACTATGGAGTTATGGAAAAAGCGGAAAATATATATGTAATTCCAGGAAACTTTGGATGGGATGATGTTGGAAGCTGGTTGTCAATAGAAAGAATTAAGAAAAGTAATCAGGATGGAAATGTCATAAATGGAAATGTTATAAGCATAAAAACTAAGAATACTGTAGTTCAGGGAGGAAAAAAGCTGATAGCTACAATAGGATTGGAAGATATGATTATAGTGGACACTGAAGATGCAATTTTAATCTGTAATAAAGATAATACACAGGAAGTAAAAGAAGTAATTAATAATTTGAAAATATGTAATAGAACAGAGTATCTGTAA